One Mesorhizobium sp. J428 DNA segment encodes these proteins:
- a CDS encoding YbaB/EbfC family nucleoid-associated protein, translated as MKDLLGLMGKAKEMQAKFQAMQEELTQVEASGQSGGGLVTVTLTGKGEMKSISIDPSLVKPDEAEILEDLIVAAHNDAKAKVEAIMQEKTRELTAGLPIPPGMKLPF; from the coding sequence ATGAAAGACCTGCTCGGACTGATGGGCAAGGCCAAGGAGATGCAGGCCAAATTCCAGGCCATGCAGGAGGAGTTGACCCAGGTCGAGGCGTCCGGCCAGTCCGGCGGCGGCCTCGTCACCGTCACGCTGACCGGCAAGGGCGAGATGAAATCGATCAGCATCGACCCGTCACTGGTGAAGCCCGACGAGGCGGAGATCCTCGAGGACCTGATCGTCGCGGCCCACAATGACGCCAAGGCCAAGGTCGAGGCGATCATGCAGGAAAAGACACGCGAACTGACCGCCGGCCTGCCGATCCCGCCGGGAATGAAGCTGCCGTTCTAA
- a CDS encoding GNAT family N-acetyltransferase, translated as MTAHDISIRRATLADLDMLSTLITASYATLDDGSYDRAQLTAAMPFMSKANPKLVESGTYYVVEADGIPAACGGWSRPAPWTGEVVDGVGHIRHFATHPDFKRRGIAGRLLAHCLAEARAQGITLMKSQASLPGVPFYESFGFRRIGEVMTSVAGHPLPAIDMELRLA; from the coding sequence ATGACGGCTCATGACATCTCGATCAGGCGCGCCACGCTCGCCGACCTCGACATGCTGTCGACGCTGATCACGGCGTCTTACGCGACGCTGGACGACGGTAGCTACGATCGCGCGCAACTGACGGCCGCAATGCCCTTCATGTCGAAGGCCAACCCCAAGCTGGTCGAGAGCGGCACCTATTACGTGGTGGAAGCGGACGGCATTCCCGCGGCCTGCGGCGGCTGGAGCCGGCCGGCGCCCTGGACCGGCGAGGTCGTCGATGGCGTCGGCCACATCCGGCACTTTGCGACTCATCCGGACTTCAAGCGCAGGGGCATCGCCGGGCGCCTGCTCGCCCACTGCCTCGCCGAAGCCCGTGCGCAAGGCATTACGCTGATGAAGAGCCAGGCCAGCCTACCCGGCGTGCCGTTCTACGAATCGTTCGGGTTCCGGCGGATCGGCGAAGTGATGACCAGCGTCGCGGGCCATCCCCTGCCCGCGATCGACATGGAGCTGCGGCTCGCCTGA
- the recR gene encoding recombination mediator RecR: protein MSSKRIAGPEIERLIQLLAKVPGLGPRSARRAALHLINKKEQLLGPLAHAMADAVDKVRVCSVCGNVDTSDPCMICSDPRRDDSTIVVVEDVSDLWALERAGVQNARFHVLGGTLSPLDGVGPDDLTIAKLVSRVAAGGVAEVIIAVNATIEGQTTAHYITDQLAGMGVKVTRLAHGVPVGGELDYLDEGTLAAALKSRTVF, encoded by the coding sequence ATGTCCTCCAAGCGAATCGCGGGCCCCGAGATCGAGCGTCTGATCCAGCTTCTGGCCAAGGTGCCGGGGCTGGGGCCGCGTTCGGCGCGCCGGGCCGCCTTGCATCTCATCAATAAGAAGGAGCAGCTTCTCGGCCCGTTGGCGCACGCGATGGCGGACGCGGTCGACAAGGTGCGCGTCTGCTCGGTCTGCGGCAATGTCGACACGTCGGATCCGTGCATGATCTGCTCTGATCCGCGCCGCGACGATTCCACGATCGTCGTGGTCGAGGACGTGTCCGATCTGTGGGCGCTGGAACGGGCGGGCGTGCAAAATGCGCGCTTCCACGTGCTGGGCGGCACCCTGTCGCCGCTGGACGGCGTCGGGCCGGATGATCTTACCATCGCCAAGCTCGTCTCGCGCGTGGCGGCCGGCGGCGTGGCCGAGGTGATCATCGCCGTCAACGCCACGATCGAAGGCCAGACGACGGCGCACTACATCACCGACCAGCTTGCGGGGATGGGCGTGAAGGTGACGCGGCTGGCGCACGGCGTGCCGGTCGGCGGCGAGCTCGACTATCTCGACGAGGGGACGCTCGCGGCGGCGCTCAAGTCACGGACGGTGTTCTAG
- a CDS encoding immunity 53 family protein: MADDALTWLEDWYASQCDGLWEHGYGIEIGNIDNPGWTLKIDLIGTNLQNTPFEEAQHNFDDEVSWWKCWRDAGEFHAVCGARNLRSVIEVFRAWVETNQPK, from the coding sequence ATGGCGGATGACGCGCTGACGTGGCTGGAGGATTGGTATGCAAGCCAGTGCGATGGTCTGTGGGAGCATGGTTACGGCATCGAGATCGGAAATATCGACAATCCCGGCTGGACGCTGAAGATCGACCTCATTGGGACCAATCTTCAGAACACTCCATTTGAGGAAGCCCAGCATAACTTCGATGATGAGGTTTCCTGGTGGAAATGCTGGCGGGACGCAGGTGAGTTTCATGCCGTCTGCGGTGCTCGGAATCTCCGCTCGGTGATTGAGGTGTTCCGCGCCTGGGTGGAGACCAATCAGCCGAAATGA
- a CDS encoding lytic murein transglycosylase — MERSTLGALFFGAALAITTAASPAYAASVSDQFRTWLDADLWPAAKAQGVSRKTFDAAFAGVSPNLKLPDLVMPGEKPKPQKKQHQAEFGSPGNYFAEKTIGAVTSGGRARAGRVSQTLSAVEKRYGVPGEVVLAIWGRESGFGAAKIPYDAFEVLGTKAFLATRKEMFRKEVLAALTILEKGYATRAMMKTSWAGAMGQPQFLPTSFLDHAVDADGDGIRDIWTSTPDTLASIANYLKHYGWVAGRDWGFEVIVPESVSCALEGPDRGKRISDWASMGITRVSGKPFPAHEAKAEGYLLMPAGRSGPAFIVTPNFYVLKEYNESDLYALFVGHAADRIAGGDRTFSGSWGKIGGMLRSDIARLQEGLEAKGYDVGGADGLPGYKTRRSIGEWQAKNGQAPTCFLSPALVKSVP; from the coding sequence ATGGAAAGATCGACGCTCGGCGCTTTGTTTTTCGGAGCTGCCCTTGCGATCACGACGGCAGCATCACCGGCCTACGCCGCCTCCGTCTCCGACCAATTCCGCACCTGGCTCGACGCCGATCTCTGGCCGGCGGCCAAGGCGCAGGGCGTTTCGCGAAAGACCTTCGATGCGGCCTTCGCCGGCGTGTCGCCCAACCTCAAGCTGCCAGACCTCGTGATGCCCGGCGAGAAGCCGAAGCCGCAGAAGAAGCAGCATCAGGCGGAGTTCGGCTCGCCCGGCAACTATTTCGCCGAGAAGACGATCGGCGCCGTGACGTCGGGCGGCCGCGCGCGGGCGGGGCGGGTGTCGCAGACGCTGTCCGCTGTCGAGAAGCGCTATGGCGTGCCGGGCGAGGTCGTGCTGGCGATCTGGGGCCGCGAGTCGGGTTTTGGCGCGGCGAAGATCCCCTATGACGCGTTCGAGGTGCTCGGCACAAAGGCGTTCCTCGCAACGCGCAAGGAGATGTTCCGCAAGGAGGTGCTGGCGGCGCTGACCATCCTCGAAAAGGGCTATGCGACGCGGGCGATGATGAAGACGTCGTGGGCGGGCGCAATGGGCCAGCCGCAGTTCCTGCCGACCTCCTTCCTCGACCATGCGGTCGACGCCGACGGCGACGGTATTCGCGACATCTGGACCTCGACGCCTGACACGCTGGCCTCGATCGCCAACTACCTGAAGCACTACGGCTGGGTGGCGGGCCGAGACTGGGGGTTCGAGGTGATCGTGCCGGAGAGCGTGTCCTGCGCGCTCGAAGGGCCGGATCGCGGCAAGCGCATCTCGGACTGGGCGTCGATGGGCATTACCCGCGTTTCGGGCAAGCCGTTCCCCGCGCACGAGGCGAAAGCCGAGGGTTACCTGCTGATGCCGGCCGGCCGTTCCGGTCCGGCCTTCATCGTCACGCCCAACTTCTACGTGCTCAAGGAATACAACGAGAGCGACCTCTACGCACTCTTCGTCGGTCATGCGGCGGACCGCATCGCCGGCGGTGACCGCACCTTCTCCGGCTCCTGGGGCAAGATCGGCGGCATGCTGCGCTCCGACATCGCCCGCCTTCAGGAGGGCCTGGAGGCGAAGGGCTATGACGTCGGCGGGGCCGACGGCCTGCCCGGCTACAAGACCCGCCGCTCGATCGGCGAATGGCAGGCGAAGAACGGACAGGCCCCGACCTGCTTCCTGAGCCCGGCACTGGTCAAGTCGGTTCCCTGA
- a CDS encoding AI-2E family transporter: MDSVEADKAVQEKWPSLRGLVLGIFIILLFSSLYFAREFFMPVVLAFLFALTLTPIVRFLRKRGIPSPISATLLVFFTAGSLAIAGYLLSGPVTDLVNEAPQIGSQIRERLSELRGPIDRLLRISRDIDEATDNVTAADTQRVVVQQPGIISRAAGNLLSAGTTIAITLMLTVFLLASGTLFYEKIVQSFGTLSDKKRALRIVYDVEREISRYLLTVAVINFCLGAAIGLGLWAIGMPMPFVWGAAAALLNFLPYIGAAMTIIGVSAVSLVSFETLTMAAIPPAFVLMCNIIEGQIVTPVTVGRRLELNAVAVFIAVAFWSWLWGFIGALIAVPILVIIKVFCDHFDELRPIGNFLAAHQAVEPPEPAAEPVREPT; the protein is encoded by the coding sequence ATCGATTCCGTCGAGGCCGACAAGGCAGTTCAGGAAAAATGGCCGAGCCTGCGTGGGCTCGTTCTCGGCATCTTCATCATCCTTCTCTTTTCGTCGCTCTATTTCGCGCGCGAGTTCTTCATGCCGGTGGTACTGGCGTTCCTGTTCGCGCTGACGCTGACGCCGATCGTCCGCTTCCTGCGCAAGCGGGGTATCCCCTCGCCGATCTCCGCCACCCTGCTCGTCTTCTTCACCGCCGGCAGCCTCGCGATCGCCGGTTACCTGCTCAGCGGCCCGGTGACGGACCTCGTCAATGAGGCGCCGCAAATCGGTTCCCAGATCAGGGAGCGGCTCAGCGAGCTGCGCGGCCCGATCGACCGGCTGCTGCGCATCTCGCGCGACATCGACGAAGCGACCGACAACGTGACCGCCGCGGACACCCAGCGCGTGGTGGTGCAGCAGCCCGGCATCATCTCACGCGCGGCAGGCAACCTCCTGAGTGCCGGCACAACGATTGCCATCACGCTGATGCTGACGGTGTTCCTGCTCGCGTCCGGAACACTGTTTTACGAAAAGATCGTGCAATCCTTCGGCACGCTCAGCGACAAGAAGCGCGCGCTGCGCATCGTCTACGACGTCGAGCGCGAGATCTCGCGCTACCTTCTGACGGTCGCCGTGATCAACTTCTGCCTCGGCGCGGCGATCGGGCTCGGGCTGTGGGCGATCGGCATGCCGATGCCTTTCGTGTGGGGGGCCGCGGCGGCACTTCTCAACTTCCTGCCCTATATCGGCGCCGCGATGACGATCATCGGCGTGTCAGCCGTGTCGCTCGTCTCCTTCGAGACGCTGACCATGGCGGCCATCCCGCCGGCCTTCGTGCTGATGTGCAACATCATAGAGGGCCAGATCGTAACCCCCGTCACCGTTGGCCGCAGGCTTGAGCTCAACGCGGTGGCGGTGTTCATCGCCGTTGCCTTCTGGTCGTGGCTGTGGGGCTTCATCGGCGCGCTGATCGCCGTGCCAATTCTCGTGATCATCAAGGTCTTTTGCGACCATTTCGACGAGTTGCGACCGATCGGCAATTTCCTCGCCGCGCATCAGGCGGTGGAGCCGCCCGAGCCTGCCGCGGAACCGGTCAGGGAACCGACTTGA
- a CDS encoding LLM class flavin-dependent oxidoreductase produces MALLSVLDLAPVTEGNTVSQSLANSLDLARHVEKLGYNRYWLAEHHNMPGIASAATSVVIAHIAGGTSTIRVGAGGVMLPNHSPLVIAEQFGTLAALHPGRIDLGLGRAPGTDMATARALRRNLDAGVDNFPQDVVELINYFAPEAQNRHVHAYPGEGQEVPVWILGSSTYGAQLAAMLGLPYAFASHFAPAELDRALDVYRARFEPSQFLEKPYVMLGVNITAADTDAEARLLFSSMQQAFVAIRTNTRGKLKPPVEGYYESLEPMSRAILDQTLSQAIVGSPETVGRGVEAFLQRTGADELMVTAQIFDHAARKRSYEILADVHLSLSKAA; encoded by the coding sequence ATGGCTCTCCTCTCCGTCCTCGACCTCGCTCCCGTCACCGAAGGCAACACTGTCTCGCAGTCGCTGGCCAACAGCCTCGACCTTGCGCGGCACGTCGAGAAGCTCGGCTACAACCGATACTGGCTCGCCGAGCACCACAACATGCCTGGCATCGCGAGTGCGGCGACGTCGGTGGTGATTGCCCACATCGCCGGCGGCACGTCGACCATACGCGTCGGGGCCGGCGGCGTGATGCTGCCCAACCATTCGCCGCTGGTGATCGCCGAGCAGTTCGGGACGCTGGCCGCGCTGCATCCCGGCCGAATCGACCTCGGCCTCGGCCGCGCGCCGGGAACCGACATGGCCACCGCACGGGCGCTCAGGCGCAACCTTGACGCGGGCGTGGACAATTTCCCGCAAGACGTGGTCGAGCTGATCAACTATTTCGCCCCCGAGGCGCAGAACCGCCATGTGCACGCCTATCCCGGCGAGGGCCAGGAGGTGCCGGTGTGGATCCTCGGATCGAGCACATACGGCGCCCAGCTTGCCGCCATGCTCGGCCTGCCCTACGCCTTCGCCTCCCACTTCGCGCCGGCCGAGCTCGACCGCGCGCTGGATGTCTACCGCGCCCGCTTCGAGCCGTCGCAGTTCCTCGAGAAGCCCTATGTGATGCTGGGCGTCAACATCACCGCCGCCGACACCGACGCCGAGGCGCGGCTGCTGTTCTCCTCCATGCAGCAGGCCTTTGTGGCAATCCGCACCAACACGCGCGGCAAGCTGAAGCCGCCGGTGGAAGGCTATTACGAAAGCCTCGAGCCGATGTCGCGCGCCATCCTCGACCAGACGTTGTCGCAGGCCATTGTCGGCTCGCCGGAGACGGTCGGCCGCGGCGTCGAGGCCTTCCTGCAGCGCACCGGCGCCGACGAGCTGATGGTTACCGCGCAGATCTTCGACCACGCCGCACGCAAAAGATCCTACGAGATCCTCGCCGACGTCCATCTCAGCCTCTCGAAGGCTGCCTGA
- a CDS encoding Kazal-type serine protease inhibitor, which translates to MVRSLAVLALAVLAACVAEEGPIGPGPQYCSREYAPVCARRGDDRRTFPNDCEADRAGYYVIRDGQCRRDRPDYPDEPRPPRPPRPDRPQACPMIYAPVCAQRGGDRRAFDNDCQAASAGYRVIRDGQCGGGQMQPPGQPGAVPGGPGGGRPGTIEGGPGASSPIGQPGASAPGGGAGCLHP; encoded by the coding sequence TTGGTTCGTAGTCTGGCGGTTCTTGCATTGGCGGTGCTCGCCGCATGCGTGGCGGAAGAGGGCCCTATCGGCCCGGGCCCGCAATACTGCTCGCGCGAATATGCGCCGGTGTGCGCCCGCCGCGGCGACGACCGCCGCACCTTCCCCAACGATTGCGAGGCGGACCGGGCCGGCTACTACGTGATCCGCGATGGCCAGTGCCGGCGCGACCGGCCGGATTATCCTGACGAGCCCCGCCCGCCGCGTCCGCCCCGCCCCGATCGTCCGCAGGCCTGCCCGATGATCTATGCGCCGGTCTGCGCCCAGCGGGGAGGCGACCGCCGTGCCTTCGACAATGACTGCCAGGCCGCGTCCGCCGGCTACCGCGTGATCCGCGACGGCCAGTGCGGCGGTGGTCAGATGCAGCCTCCCGGCCAGCCGGGCGCTGTCCCGGGCGGTCCCGGCGGCGGCCGTCCCGGCACGATCGAGGGCGGCCCCGGCGCCTCCTCTCCGATCGGCCAGCCGGGAGCCAGTGCTCCTGGTGGGGGGGCAGGCTGTCTGCACCCGTGA
- a CDS encoding LLM class flavin-dependent oxidoreductase, with protein sequence MELGLYTFGDVDPAHAGTGAAGEKRVRELIAEIELADQVGLDVFGLGEHHRPDYVASAPAMILAAAASRTRRIRLTSAVTVLSSDDPVRVFQQYSTLDLISGGRAEIMAGRGSFIESFPLFGYDLNDYETLFSEKLELLAKLRDEVRVSWPGGRHTPQIDGLGVFPRPVQEKLPLWIAVGGTPQSVVRAATLGLPMALAIIGGEPARFQPFFNLYRQTARKAGHDPAHLATSLNVHGFVGETSDQAADDFYPAQAAVMNRIGRERGWGPTSRAHFDQARGPDGNLFVGDPETVANKIVAMHRIFGNDRFMLQMAIGLVPHDRLMKAIELYGTKVAPLVRQRIGDSQAA encoded by the coding sequence ATGGAACTCGGCCTTTACACCTTCGGCGACGTCGATCCCGCCCACGCCGGCACGGGGGCCGCGGGTGAGAAGCGCGTGCGAGAACTGATCGCGGAGATCGAGCTTGCCGATCAGGTTGGACTTGATGTCTTCGGGCTCGGCGAACATCACCGCCCCGACTACGTGGCCTCCGCGCCAGCGATGATCCTCGCCGCTGCCGCCTCGCGCACGCGGCGGATCAGGCTGACGAGCGCCGTCACCGTTCTGAGCTCCGATGATCCAGTGCGCGTGTTCCAGCAATATTCGACACTCGACCTGATCTCCGGCGGCCGGGCCGAGATCATGGCCGGACGCGGCTCCTTCATCGAGAGCTTCCCGCTCTTCGGCTACGACCTCAACGACTACGAGACGCTGTTCTCCGAAAAGCTGGAGCTGCTGGCGAAGCTGCGCGACGAAGTGCGCGTGTCCTGGCCGGGCGGCCGACACACGCCACAGATCGACGGCCTCGGCGTGTTCCCGCGTCCCGTGCAGGAGAAGCTGCCGCTCTGGATCGCCGTCGGCGGCACACCGCAATCGGTTGTGCGGGCGGCGACGCTCGGCCTGCCGATGGCGCTTGCGATCATCGGCGGGGAGCCGGCGAGGTTTCAGCCCTTCTTCAACCTCTACCGGCAAACCGCGCGAAAGGCCGGACACGATCCGGCCCATCTGGCAACAAGCCTCAATGTGCACGGCTTCGTCGGGGAGACGTCGGATCAGGCGGCGGACGACTTCTACCCCGCGCAGGCAGCTGTGATGAACAGGATCGGGCGCGAGCGCGGCTGGGGGCCGACCTCGAGGGCGCATTTCGATCAGGCGCGCGGCCCGGACGGCAATCTGTTCGTTGGCGATCCCGAGACGGTGGCGAATAAGATCGTGGCCATGCACCGCATCTTCGGCAACGATCGCTTCATGCTACAGATGGCGATCGGCCTCGTGCCACACGACAGGCTGATGAAGGCGATCGAGCTCTACGGCACAAAGGTCGCGCCACTGGTGCGCCAGCGGATCGGCGACAGCCAGGCCGCCTGA
- a CDS encoding DUF6481 family protein, producing MAIYREKDFTERRNAAVEAKKALLERFKSRPSEDDPEVIARKQEREAILAARAIREKEKEKLRQEKLAREAAERAERERLAEIARKEAEERARIEAEAREAEEKERLSRYLAEEAEKKARRDARYAARKSRVGTRRTA from the coding sequence GTGGCAATTTACAGGGAAAAGGACTTCACGGAGAGGCGTAATGCCGCCGTTGAAGCGAAGAAGGCGTTGCTTGAACGATTCAAGTCGCGTCCTTCGGAGGACGATCCGGAAGTGATCGCCCGCAAGCAGGAGCGCGAGGCCATTCTGGCCGCCCGCGCCATCCGCGAGAAAGAAAAAGAGAAGCTCCGTCAGGAGAAGCTCGCCCGCGAAGCGGCGGAACGCGCCGAACGCGAGCGCCTTGCGGAAATCGCCCGCAAGGAGGCCGAGGAGCGTGCGCGCATCGAGGCCGAGGCTCGCGAGGCCGAGGAAAAGGAGCGTCTGTCGCGCTACCTCGCCGAGGAAGCCGAGAAGAAGGCAAGGCGCGATGCGCGCTACGCCGCTCGGAAGTCTCGCGTCGGGACCCGCCGGACCGCCTGA
- a CDS encoding DNA recombination protein RmuC, giving the protein MNDLSTLFEQPVMQLGASIVTLGQALAAAAVVALLLVVLLGVALWRSGAARAAAAAEAAQLAREAEMRMAEIARQQLEMQGRMGQMNEALSARQAELNQSLGQRLDAMTGRIGQTMTEQTRSTHESLAKLQERLAVIDTAQGNIQSLAGQVVQLQAILSNKQTRGAFGQSRMEAIVADGLPHGAYEFQATLSNGSRPDCIIRMPNGTPPLVIDAKFPLEAWNAIRAAEAAEGSPETAKAAAQAFRRDVEVHIKAISEKYLLTGETQDTAFMFVPSESIFAEIHENFEALVQRAHRARIVIVSPSLLMLSIQVIQSVLKDARMREQAHLIQGEVVRLMEDLSRLDDRVRKLQGHFALTAKDIDQIVTSADKLAKRGQKIEALEFGQAPDSADSSPAAEPSVGTRTGQLRLRVVDGDE; this is encoded by the coding sequence ATGAACGACCTCTCCACCCTGTTTGAACAGCCCGTGATGCAGCTTGGCGCATCGATCGTGACGCTCGGCCAGGCGCTGGCAGCGGCGGCTGTCGTCGCGCTGCTGCTCGTCGTGCTTCTCGGCGTGGCGTTGTGGCGCTCCGGCGCGGCACGGGCGGCGGCGGCCGCCGAAGCGGCGCAGCTTGCCCGCGAAGCGGAGATGCGGATGGCCGAGATCGCCCGCCAGCAACTCGAGATGCAGGGCCGGATGGGCCAGATGAACGAGGCGCTGAGCGCGCGCCAGGCCGAGCTCAACCAGTCGCTCGGCCAGCGCCTCGACGCCATGACGGGGAGGATCGGCCAGACCATGACCGAACAGACCCGTTCGACGCATGAAAGCCTGGCAAAGCTGCAGGAGCGGCTGGCGGTGATCGACACGGCGCAAGGCAACATCCAGTCGCTCGCCGGACAGGTCGTCCAGCTGCAGGCGATCCTGTCGAACAAGCAGACGCGCGGTGCGTTCGGCCAGTCGCGCATGGAGGCGATCGTGGCGGACGGTCTGCCGCACGGCGCCTATGAGTTCCAGGCGACGCTGTCGAACGGCAGCCGCCCCGACTGCATCATCAGGATGCCGAACGGCACGCCGCCGCTGGTGATCGACGCCAAGTTCCCGCTGGAGGCCTGGAACGCGATCCGCGCCGCCGAGGCGGCGGAGGGTTCGCCGGAAACTGCCAAGGCCGCCGCGCAGGCATTCCGGCGCGACGTCGAGGTGCATATCAAGGCGATCTCGGAGAAATACCTGCTGACCGGCGAGACGCAGGACACGGCGTTCATGTTCGTGCCCTCTGAGTCCATCTTCGCCGAGATCCACGAGAACTTCGAGGCGCTGGTCCAGCGCGCGCACCGTGCCCGCATCGTCATCGTCTCGCCCTCGCTGCTGATGCTGTCGATCCAGGTGATCCAGTCGGTGCTGAAGGACGCCCGCATGCGCGAGCAGGCGCACCTGATCCAAGGCGAGGTGGTGCGGCTGATGGAGGACCTGTCGCGCCTCGACGACCGCGTGCGCAAGCTGCAGGGGCATTTCGCACTGACGGCGAAGGACATCGACCAGATCGTTACCTCGGCCGACAAGCTCGCGAAGCGCGGCCAGAAGATCGAGGCGCTGGAGTTCGGCCAGGCTCCGGACAGTGCGGATTCGTCCCCTGCGGCGGAGCCCTCGGTGGGCACGCGCACCGGACAACTGCGGCTTCGTGTCGTCGACGGCGACGAATAG
- the def gene encoding peptide deformylase, whose translation MSVKPLIILPDPLLRQVSKPVERVDAPLLKFAGDMLDTMYDAPGIGLAAIQVGEPLRLVVIDLAKEGEAPAPQIFINPEIVASGDDSNIHEEGCLSIPDYYAEVERPASVTVRYLDKDGKQQELAADGLLATCLQHEIDHLNGVLFIDHISKLKRDMVMRKFRKLARTA comes from the coding sequence ATGTCCGTCAAGCCTCTAATCATCCTTCCCGATCCGTTGCTGCGCCAGGTTTCCAAGCCCGTGGAGCGTGTCGACGCGCCGCTTCTGAAGTTTGCCGGCGACATGCTGGACACGATGTACGACGCCCCCGGCATCGGCCTTGCCGCGATCCAGGTGGGCGAACCACTGCGGCTGGTGGTCATCGACCTCGCCAAGGAAGGCGAGGCACCTGCCCCGCAGATCTTCATCAATCCCGAGATCGTGGCGTCTGGCGACGACAGCAATATCCACGAGGAAGGCTGCCTCTCGATCCCCGACTACTATGCCGAGGTCGAGCGCCCGGCGAGCGTGACCGTCCGCTATCTCGACAAGGATGGCAAACAGCAGGAACTGGCCGCGGACGGCCTGTTGGCGACCTGCCTGCAGCACGAGATTGACCATCTGAACGGTGTGCTGTTCATCGACCATATCTCGAAGCTGAAGCGCGACATGGTGATGCGCAAGTTCAGGAAGCTGGCCCGCACCGCCTGA